A stretch of the Halomonas sp. BDJS001 genome encodes the following:
- a CDS encoding FAD-binding oxidoreductase, translating to MSVDPANKDVFLDLLRDGFGDSVLLGETIPESCFSDWTGHAACRPLALVRPTSSEEVSRLLRLCHEHRRAVVPQGGMTGLAGAAVPNADSIAVSLSRLTGVESVDHDAATLTVRAGTTLEVVQNEAKDAGFRYPVDFGARGSCQIGGTIATNAGGHGVIRHGMTRDQVLGLEVVLADGRILDLMNGMIKNNTGYDLKHCFIGAEGTLGIITRAVLRMAPPQGESHTVLCGLPNYKAAVTLLHHLRGAGLALEAFEVMWQDFYTMSCDWRDSQPPLPTSYALYVLCEAEGDANHLERALEAAIETGEVEDAVLASSTTQARELWAIREATGEFPLKLAPINFDISLPIPTIGAFVEAAGEMLQQRWPGISIVNFGHIGDSNLHLTVDGRSLAEDAPEIRHAIEAEIYRLVGEYHGSISAEHGIGLLKRDFLHHSVRPEVMEVMRALKHTLDPNGILNPGKLLH from the coding sequence GTGAGTGTTGATCCAGCCAATAAGGACGTCTTCTTGGACTTACTACGCGATGGCTTTGGTGACAGCGTACTGCTGGGTGAGACGATTCCTGAGTCCTGCTTCAGCGACTGGACGGGCCATGCCGCCTGCCGACCGCTGGCGCTGGTACGTCCTACCAGTAGTGAAGAGGTCTCCAGGCTGCTACGGCTATGTCATGAACATCGCCGCGCGGTGGTTCCCCAGGGGGGAATGACTGGCTTAGCGGGCGCGGCAGTGCCCAATGCCGATAGCATCGCGGTATCGCTTTCTCGCCTCACCGGCGTGGAGAGCGTTGATCACGACGCCGCCACGCTGACAGTGCGGGCGGGCACCACGCTTGAAGTGGTGCAGAATGAGGCTAAAGATGCTGGCTTTCGCTATCCGGTCGATTTTGGCGCTCGTGGAAGCTGTCAGATTGGTGGCACTATTGCCACTAACGCTGGCGGCCATGGGGTTATTCGTCACGGCATGACCCGCGACCAGGTGCTCGGCCTGGAGGTAGTGCTAGCGGATGGCCGGATTCTCGACTTGATGAACGGCATGATCAAGAACAATACCGGTTACGACCTTAAGCACTGCTTTATCGGCGCCGAAGGCACCCTTGGTATTATCACCCGCGCCGTGCTACGTATGGCACCGCCCCAAGGCGAATCCCATACAGTGCTGTGTGGGCTACCCAACTATAAGGCAGCAGTGACATTACTCCACCACCTACGCGGCGCAGGGTTAGCGCTAGAGGCATTTGAGGTGATGTGGCAGGATTTTTACACCATGAGCTGCGACTGGAGAGACAGTCAGCCACCGCTGCCCACAAGCTACGCTCTTTACGTGTTGTGCGAGGCCGAAGGCGATGCCAATCATCTGGAGAGGGCCCTAGAAGCTGCCATTGAAACGGGCGAGGTGGAAGATGCGGTACTGGCAAGCAGCACGACACAAGCCCGTGAATTATGGGCGATCCGTGAGGCGACCGGCGAATTCCCGCTCAAGTTGGCGCCGATCAATTTCGACATCAGTCTTCCAATTCCAACCATCGGCGCCTTCGTCGAAGCCGCTGGCGAGATGCTGCAGCAGCGCTGGCCGGGCATCAGCATCGTCAACTTCGGCCATATCGGCGACAGCAATCTACACCTAACCGTGGATGGCCGCTCGCTAGCCGAGGATGCACCAGAGATTCGCCATGCTATCGAAGCTGAGATCTATCGTTTGGTCGGCGAATACCACGGTTCAATCTCTGCCGAACATGGTATCGGCCTGCTCAAGCGCGATTTCTTACACCACAGTGTCCGCCCTGAAGTGATGGAGGTTATGCGCGCACTCAAACATACCCTCGACCCTAACGGCATTCTTAATCCCGGCAAATTGCTTCATTAA
- the hutH gene encoding histidine ammonia-lyase encodes MTSTQRLSPGQLTLATLRELFEGSPTIELNEESRIRVAQAEATVSAILDSGRTVYGINTGFGVLAQTSIPRASLTELQRNLVLSHSTGVGDSLDDATVGLILALKATSLARGHSGVRWLIIESLLALYNARVYPCIPAKGSVGASGDLAPLAHMAATLLGEGRMRHQGREMPASEGLALAGIEPLTLAPKEGLALINGTQVSTALALRGLFATEKLFTAAVVAGSLTVDALKGSDTPFDERIQAVRGHPGQRDAAVFYRELLAGSRVRESHRDCPRVQDPYSLRCQPQVMGACLDHLRFAANVFLREANAVSDNPLVFDNGDVLSGGNFHAEPVAMASDVLALVISEIGALSERRIAQLVDPALSGLPAFLVEESGLNSGFMIAQVSAAALASENKTLAHPASVDSLPTSANQEDHVSMATFAARRLADMAFNSSAVVAIELLAAAQGVEFHRPLTSSPSLEEALATIRREVTRYSRDRYFAPDLVAAQRFVTDAAFETLLPRSRLYAEE; translated from the coding sequence ATGACATCGACTCAACGACTCTCCCCAGGCCAACTAACGCTTGCAACACTGCGCGAGCTTTTTGAGGGTAGCCCCACTATCGAACTCAATGAGGAGAGCCGGATTAGGGTCGCTCAGGCCGAAGCCACGGTCAGCGCCATTCTCGACAGCGGCCGCACCGTTTACGGTATTAATACCGGCTTTGGCGTGCTGGCCCAAACCTCCATACCACGCGCCTCGCTGACAGAGCTGCAGCGTAACCTGGTGCTGTCACACAGCACCGGGGTCGGCGACAGTCTGGATGACGCCACCGTGGGACTGATTCTGGCCCTCAAGGCGACGTCGCTGGCTCGTGGCCACTCTGGCGTCCGCTGGCTGATTATTGAAAGCCTATTGGCGCTTTACAATGCGCGGGTCTATCCCTGTATTCCTGCCAAGGGTTCGGTTGGCGCCTCGGGGGATCTAGCGCCGCTGGCACATATGGCGGCCACCCTGCTTGGCGAGGGTCGCATGCGTCACCAAGGTCGCGAGATGCCCGCCAGTGAGGGGCTGGCCCTGGCCGGTATCGAACCGCTTACTCTGGCCCCCAAGGAGGGGTTGGCACTGATCAACGGCACCCAGGTATCCACCGCGTTGGCGCTTCGTGGGCTGTTCGCCACCGAGAAGCTATTCACCGCCGCCGTGGTGGCAGGGAGCCTGACGGTGGATGCCTTAAAAGGGTCGGATACCCCATTTGACGAGCGTATTCAGGCCGTTCGTGGTCACCCCGGTCAGCGGGATGCCGCCGTTTTCTACCGCGAACTGCTGGCTGGCAGCCGGGTACGCGAATCCCACCGCGACTGCCCGCGTGTTCAAGACCCCTACTCGCTGCGCTGCCAGCCCCAGGTGATGGGCGCCTGCCTGGATCATCTTCGTTTCGCTGCCAATGTGTTTCTGCGTGAGGCCAATGCGGTCTCCGACAATCCACTGGTTTTCGATAATGGCGATGTGCTTTCCGGGGGCAACTTCCATGCCGAGCCGGTTGCCATGGCGTCGGATGTGTTGGCGCTGGTGATCTCGGAAATCGGCGCACTGTCGGAACGCCGCATCGCCCAACTTGTCGATCCGGCGCTTTCAGGCTTACCAGCCTTCCTGGTCGAAGAGAGCGGGCTCAACTCTGGCTTTATGATCGCTCAGGTCAGCGCCGCCGCATTAGCCTCAGAGAACAAAACCCTGGCACACCCAGCCTCGGTCGATAGCTTACCCACCTCAGCCAATCAAGAGGATCACGTCTCCATGGCCACCTTCGCGGCAAGGCGGCTGGCCGATATGGCATTCAATTCCAGCGCCGTGGTGGCGATTGAATTGCTGGCAGCGGCCCAGGGGGTTGAGTTCCACCGCCCCCTAACCTCCTCCCCCTCCCTCGAAGAAGCCCTGGCGACTATTCGCCGTGAGGTCACCCGTTATTCGCGTGACCGCTATTTCGCTCCCGACCTCGTCGCCGCACAGCGCTTTGTTACCGACGCTGCCTTCGAGACGCTACTGCCCCGCTCACGGCTCTACGCTGAGGAATAA
- a CDS encoding isopenicillin N synthase family dioxygenase, whose product MSNSATNIPVVDMQGVREGDIQALARAGEAIHNACTQVGFFYIINHGLPQAVIDDAMKAAQRFFAEPLERKVEVAVNKRHRGFHRRGGATMYQATLPDEKEFYSFGLDLAEDDPSVLAGEALRGPNQWPSFMPEFQQTMDRYFVEVGRCGADLLRAIAVSLEIDPEFFAAKYTKPLQRTQAVYYPVQAEDRPADQFGVAPHTDYGCVTLLYQDGVGGLQVRELGSERWIDAPFIEGSLVVNVGDLLARWSNDRFRSTLHRVINTSGRERYSIATFYDPDYAARVDPADLGVSAAEAHYPPVTAGDYILGRIDASMSYRKAAAS is encoded by the coding sequence ATGAGTAACTCAGCTACGAATATTCCTGTTGTGGATATGCAGGGCGTACGGGAGGGTGACATTCAAGCTCTCGCTCGGGCGGGTGAGGCGATACATAACGCCTGTACCCAAGTGGGGTTTTTCTACATCATCAATCATGGGCTTCCCCAGGCGGTGATAGATGATGCGATGAAGGCTGCCCAGCGTTTCTTTGCCGAGCCGCTTGAGCGCAAGGTGGAGGTGGCTGTTAACAAGCGCCACCGAGGTTTTCATCGCCGTGGTGGCGCGACCATGTATCAGGCGACACTCCCTGATGAGAAAGAGTTTTATAGCTTTGGGTTGGATCTGGCTGAGGATGACCCGAGTGTGCTAGCGGGGGAAGCACTGCGTGGGCCGAACCAGTGGCCGAGTTTTATGCCCGAATTCCAGCAGACGATGGATCGCTACTTTGTTGAGGTAGGTCGCTGTGGCGCAGACCTGTTGCGTGCGATTGCGGTGAGCCTAGAGATCGATCCTGAGTTCTTCGCGGCTAAATACACCAAGCCGTTACAGCGCACCCAGGCGGTCTATTACCCTGTGCAGGCTGAGGATCGACCGGCGGATCAGTTTGGCGTTGCGCCGCATACTGATTATGGCTGTGTGACGCTGCTCTACCAGGACGGGGTGGGTGGTTTGCAGGTGCGTGAACTGGGTAGCGAGCGCTGGATCGATGCGCCTTTTATCGAGGGCTCGCTGGTAGTTAATGTCGGTGATTTGTTGGCGCGATGGTCAAATGACCGCTTTCGCTCTACGTTGCATCGTGTCATCAATACCAGTGGCCGGGAACGCTACTCCATTGCGACCTTTTATGACCCCGATTATGCTGCCCGCGTTGATCCCGCAGACCTCGGTGTATCGGCAGCAGAAGCCCACTATCCACCAGTGACTGCGGGTGATTACATTTTGGGTCGCATTGATGCCTCAATGAGCTACCGCAAGGCTGCTGCATCCTGA
- a CDS encoding HutD family protein, whose translation MKLPERLRFSEFLPVAWQNGGGVTREVARREGDEKSLGWRVSVAELEREGPFSMIAGVRRHFTVIGEHPVTLVLPDQRTVLAPWESFIFEGEAAVNCLLPEGPSRALNLMYNPANWQASVRWLTSGGPLRQAPNAETFILAVDGQAWLVGEPSLSLSGGDIWHWPRPSAADELTTDSCNTMTFETLPATHLIRVDLSPRVR comes from the coding sequence ATGAAGTTGCCTGAAAGGTTACGCTTTAGTGAATTTTTGCCCGTCGCTTGGCAAAATGGCGGCGGAGTAACACGTGAAGTGGCGCGCCGGGAGGGCGATGAGAAATCGTTGGGCTGGCGGGTTTCGGTGGCTGAACTTGAGCGGGAGGGGCCATTCTCGATGATTGCGGGAGTCAGGCGTCACTTTACGGTGATAGGTGAGCATCCGGTCACGCTTGTTTTGCCTGATCAGCGTACTGTTTTGGCACCTTGGGAAAGTTTTATCTTCGAAGGTGAAGCAGCGGTGAATTGCTTGTTGCCTGAAGGGCCGAGTCGGGCGCTGAATTTAATGTACAATCCAGCAAACTGGCAGGCTTCTGTTCGTTGGCTAACGTCTGGGGGGCCGCTAAGGCAAGCCCCGAACGCTGAAACGTTTATTTTAGCCGTTGATGGCCAGGCGTGGCTGGTCGGTGAGCCGTCACTGTCTCTTAGTGGTGGTGATATTTGGCACTGGCCCAGACCCAGCGCTGCTGACGAGCTAACGACTGATAGCTGTAACACAATGACATTTGAGACGCTGCCTGCAACGCACCTGATTAGGGTCGACCTGTCTCCGCGGGTTCGATAA
- the hutC gene encoding histidine utilization repressor, whose amino-acid sequence MGRQPPRYQQIKQYLLDNIRSGHFPVDHKIPPEEQLAVTFGVSRMTANKAIRDLVQEGYLVRQSGIGTFVTDRRSESPLAEINNIADEVRSRGHEYANRVVSCEALNADDEIALRMGVRIGTRLFHSILIHLENGLPIQLEERYVNPRWVPGYLEADFARQTPNEVLVAACPITDMEHVVEAVLPEAGAAKWLQIDAALPCLSVRRRTWSGDRLISYAHLLHPGDRYKLRTMASSSK is encoded by the coding sequence GTGGGACGCCAACCGCCCCGGTATCAACAGATTAAGCAGTACCTGCTGGATAATATCCGTTCAGGACATTTTCCCGTCGACCATAAAATCCCCCCTGAGGAGCAGCTTGCGGTTACTTTTGGCGTCAGCAGAATGACGGCCAATAAGGCCATTCGCGACCTGGTACAGGAGGGCTATCTGGTGCGCCAATCAGGTATCGGCACCTTTGTGACGGATCGGCGCTCTGAATCGCCATTGGCTGAAATTAATAATATTGCAGATGAGGTACGCAGCCGTGGCCACGAATACGCCAATCGTGTAGTGAGTTGTGAAGCGCTGAATGCTGACGATGAGATTGCCCTGCGGATGGGCGTACGCATTGGGACTAGGTTGTTTCATTCGATTCTTATTCACCTGGAAAATGGCCTGCCGATCCAGCTCGAAGAGCGCTACGTCAATCCGCGCTGGGTGCCCGGTTATTTGGAGGCAGACTTTGCTCGCCAAACACCCAATGAGGTGTTGGTTGCCGCCTGCCCGATTACCGATATGGAGCACGTAGTAGAGGCGGTGCTGCCAGAAGCGGGGGCGGCAAAGTGGCTACAAATTGATGCAGCGCTACCTTGCCTGAGTGTTCGCCGGCGTACTTGGTCAGGCGACCGCCTAATTAGCTATGCTCACCTGCTGCATCCCGGAGACCGCTATAAATTGCGGACTATGGCGAGTTCTTCTAAATAG
- a CDS encoding formimidoylglutamate deiminase gives MTHCYFADHALLPTGWASQVLFEVDATGMLISVQPNSSPGDAQRLAGPAIPGMPNLHSHAFQRAMAGLAEVGSTQPDSFWSWRDRMYGLVDRLTPDQVGTIAQALYVEMLKGGYTQVSEFHYLHHDISGKAHRDPAEMAWAISQAAERSGIALTLLPVLYAHSGFGGQPPNHGQRRFIHAVPDFLKLLETLKPSLADHPTQALGMAFHSLRAVTLEEIQAVLATNPVGPRHIHVAEQQREVEDSLAYSGKRPVRWLLDNVEVDERWCLIHATHLDDSEVRDLAASGAVAGLCPTTEANLGDGIFRAVEYAPQGGRLGIGSDSHVSLDVVEELRLLEYGQRLATQQRNCLHDSEIRPVGDWLYRQALAGGAQASGQPIGALEAGKRADIVVLDGNDPYLATSTDETRLGRWLFGGSKQQIRDVMVAGRWVIQQRRHALDEANSAALAKLFREIS, from the coding sequence ATGACCCATTGCTATTTCGCTGATCACGCCCTGCTGCCGACTGGGTGGGCCTCGCAGGTGCTGTTCGAAGTCGATGCAACCGGCATGCTTATATCGGTGCAACCCAACAGCTCGCCCGGCGACGCTCAGCGTTTAGCCGGGCCAGCGATACCCGGTATGCCTAACCTACACTCACACGCTTTCCAGCGCGCCATGGCGGGTCTGGCAGAAGTGGGTAGCACACAGCCAGACAGCTTCTGGAGCTGGCGAGACCGCATGTACGGCTTGGTCGATCGTCTCACGCCAGATCAAGTGGGCACCATCGCCCAGGCGCTCTATGTCGAAATGCTTAAGGGCGGCTATACGCAGGTCAGCGAATTTCATTATTTGCACCACGATATATCGGGCAAGGCCCATCGTGATCCTGCTGAAATGGCCTGGGCGATTAGCCAAGCCGCCGAGCGCAGCGGCATTGCGCTTACCTTGTTGCCGGTGCTTTACGCCCACAGCGGCTTTGGTGGCCAGCCACCCAATCATGGGCAAAGGCGCTTTATCCACGCCGTCCCAGATTTTTTGAAATTGCTTGAGACGTTGAAGCCAAGCCTTGCCGACCACCCCACACAAGCACTGGGTATGGCGTTCCACTCACTGCGTGCGGTGACATTAGAAGAGATTCAGGCGGTGCTGGCGACGAACCCTGTTGGCCCACGCCATATTCATGTGGCCGAGCAGCAACGCGAAGTGGAAGACAGCCTCGCCTATTCAGGCAAGCGCCCCGTCCGCTGGCTACTGGATAATGTGGAGGTGGATGAGCGCTGGTGTTTGATCCATGCCACCCACCTTGACGACTCAGAGGTACGTGACCTCGCCGCTAGCGGCGCCGTGGCGGGGCTCTGTCCGACCACCGAGGCCAATCTGGGCGACGGCATCTTCCGCGCAGTGGAGTATGCCCCCCAGGGTGGGCGCCTGGGGATTGGCTCTGATAGCCATGTCTCACTGGACGTGGTTGAAGAGCTACGGCTGCTTGAGTATGGCCAGCGCCTTGCCACGCAACAGCGCAACTGCCTGCACGATAGCGAAATACGCCCGGTGGGCGACTGGCTTTATCGCCAGGCCTTAGCGGGAGGCGCCCAGGCCTCTGGCCAACCCATCGGCGCGCTCGAAGCGGGCAAACGAGCCGATATAGTCGTCCTCGATGGCAACGACCCCTACCTCGCCACGAGTACCGACGAAACGCGGCTAGGGCGTTGGCTGTTTGGCGGTTCCAAGCAACAGATACGCGACGTCATGGTCGCAGGCCGCTGGGTTATCCAGCAGCGGCGGCACGCCCTCGATGAGGCCAACAGTGCGGCGCTTGCCAAACTGTTTCGTGAGATAAGCTAG
- the hutU gene encoding urocanate hydratase has product MSLSRFRDTEIRAPHGAELSCKSWMTEAPLRMLMNNLDPDVAENPKELVVYGGIGRAARNWECFDTIVETLKRLEDNQSLLIQSGKPVGVFETHKDAPRVLIANSNLVPAWANWEHFNELDKKGLMMYGQMTAGSWIYIGSQGIVQGTYETFVEAGRQHYDGKLAGRWILTAGLGGMGGAQPLAATLAGACSLNIECQQSRIDMRLRTRYVDEQASDLDDALARLERYTSEGKAVSIALHGNAAEILPELIKRGVKPDMVTDQTSAHDPLHGYLPAGWTWDEYLTRGKTEPEVVVKAAKRSMAVHVQAMLDFQAMGIPTFDYGNNIRQMAQEEGVANAFDFPGFVPAYIRPLFCQGIGPFRWVALSGDPEDIYKTDQKVKELIPDDPHLHNWLDMAKERISFQGLPARICWVGLKDRARLGQAFNAMVASGELKAPIVIGRDHLDSGSVASPNRETESMLDGSDAISDWPLLNALLNTAGGATWVSLHHGGGVGMGYSQHAGVVIVADGTDDAHARLGRVLRNDPATGVMRHADAGYDIAKQSAAEQGLDLPMVMP; this is encoded by the coding sequence ATGTCTCTTTCACGCTTTCGCGATACCGAAATTCGGGCACCTCATGGAGCTGAGCTCTCCTGCAAGAGCTGGATGACTGAAGCGCCGCTGCGCATGCTGATGAACAACCTTGATCCGGATGTCGCCGAGAATCCCAAAGAGCTGGTGGTCTATGGCGGGATTGGCCGCGCCGCCCGCAATTGGGAGTGTTTCGATACCATCGTTGAGACGCTCAAACGTTTAGAAGATAACCAGTCGCTGCTGATCCAGTCCGGCAAGCCGGTAGGGGTTTTTGAGACCCATAAGGATGCGCCGCGGGTATTGATCGCCAACTCCAACCTAGTGCCCGCCTGGGCCAACTGGGAGCACTTCAACGAGCTGGATAAGAAGGGCCTGATGATGTACGGCCAGATGACGGCTGGCTCATGGATCTACATCGGCTCTCAGGGCATTGTTCAGGGTACTTACGAAACCTTTGTTGAGGCTGGTCGCCAGCACTATGACGGCAAACTGGCCGGGCGCTGGATTCTGACGGCCGGTCTTGGCGGTATGGGCGGGGCGCAGCCATTGGCGGCAACGCTGGCGGGTGCCTGCAGCCTCAATATTGAGTGTCAGCAGAGCCGCATTGATATGCGCTTGCGTACCCGCTATGTGGACGAGCAGGCTAGCGACCTCGACGATGCCCTGGCGCGCCTGGAGCGCTATACCTCAGAAGGTAAAGCCGTCTCGATTGCGCTCCATGGCAATGCCGCTGAAATATTGCCGGAACTGATTAAGCGTGGCGTCAAGCCGGATATGGTAACCGACCAGACCAGTGCTCACGACCCACTGCATGGTTATCTGCCCGCAGGCTGGACTTGGGATGAGTATCTGACCCGCGGGAAGACTGAACCCGAGGTGGTGGTCAAGGCGGCTAAGCGCTCCATGGCGGTGCATGTGCAGGCCATGCTCGACTTCCAGGCAATGGGCATACCGACCTTCGATTATGGCAATAACATTCGCCAGATGGCTCAGGAGGAGGGCGTTGCTAACGCTTTCGACTTCCCCGGCTTTGTGCCTGCCTACATTCGCCCGCTGTTCTGCCAGGGAATTGGCCCATTCCGCTGGGTGGCACTCTCCGGTGATCCAGAAGATATCTACAAGACCGACCAGAAAGTCAAAGAACTCATCCCAGATGATCCGCATCTGCATAACTGGCTGGACATGGCTAAGGAGCGTATCAGCTTCCAGGGCTTACCGGCGCGCATCTGCTGGGTGGGCTTAAAGGATCGTGCGCGCCTGGGGCAGGCGTTTAACGCCATGGTCGCCAGTGGAGAGCTGAAGGCGCCCATTGTGATTGGTCGCGACCACCTGGACTCCGGCTCGGTGGCTAGCCCCAATCGGGAGACTGAATCAATGCTGGATGGCTCGGATGCCATCTCTGACTGGCCGCTGCTCAATGCGCTGCTCAATACCGCTGGGGGCGCCACCTGGGTTTCTCTTCACCATGGCGGTGGAGTGGGCATGGGTTACTCCCAGCATGCAGGGGTGGTGATTGTCGCCGATGGCACGGATGACGCTCATGCCCGATTGGGCCGCGTGCTGCGTAATGATCCGGCCACTGGGGTCATGCGCCATGCCGATGCTGGCTACGACATCGCCAAGCAGAGTGCCGCTGAGCAGGGGCTCGATTTGCCGATGGTAATGCCCTGA
- a CDS encoding BCCT family transporter, with translation MSQTDRKQLKRSVFMPAFVIIMLAVIIGLVNNELLVSVARQLFYLSLSDFGWLYQLLAISTLGVTAFIFFSKAGNIRLGGANAKPTFSLAATFAMALTGGIATGVVTYSVNEPIIYLGNVYGEIGNQSFEPNSGEAAIFALARSFHNWSFIPYAMYSIVGLMIGYMHFNRKERFSISSTLAPLLGSRERSPVVRAVVDIISILAIALGLASSLGAGLALISSGIEAEYGIASSPTTWLILTLIISAIFITSAVSGLKRGIRFLSSVNAYIFYAFVAILLIIGPVNYILSLSVTSLGYWFDNFFLWSFDTKEAGGEALVTWWTMYDWSIWIAYAPLMGLFLARISYGRTLREFLVINWILPSVFGIVWFAIWGGSAIKWQMDGTLDLVSVVTENGAVSGLWGFLQNLPMSALLIPLAIFTLIISFSTAADSMSSTIATICTRNMTAEEEAPRKQKILWGLSIAIIAYVMVAFGGGAQGVDGIKFLAAAGGFIVLFLFLLIVASAVKVFIMDGANKPQESQARIKQAEDVYE, from the coding sequence ATGTCACAAACCGACAGGAAACAGTTAAAGCGAAGCGTCTTTATGCCGGCCTTCGTGATTATTATGCTGGCCGTCATCATTGGTTTGGTTAATAACGAACTACTGGTCAGCGTTGCTCGGCAGTTGTTCTATCTTTCGCTTTCCGACTTTGGTTGGCTTTATCAGTTGTTGGCTATTTCAACGCTGGGTGTCACGGCGTTTATCTTCTTTTCCAAGGCAGGCAATATCCGTTTGGGTGGGGCGAACGCAAAGCCCACGTTTTCGTTGGCGGCGACCTTTGCCATGGCGTTAACCGGCGGGATAGCGACGGGCGTGGTTACCTACTCGGTCAATGAGCCCATCATCTATCTGGGCAATGTCTATGGCGAGATCGGCAATCAGTCATTTGAGCCCAACAGTGGCGAAGCGGCCATCTTTGCACTGGCCAGAAGCTTCCATAACTGGAGCTTTATTCCCTACGCCATGTACTCCATCGTTGGCTTGATGATTGGCTATATGCACTTTAATCGCAAAGAGCGCTTCTCGATCTCTTCAACGCTGGCCCCGCTATTAGGCAGTCGCGAACGCAGTCCCGTCGTGCGAGCCGTGGTCGACATCATTTCAATACTCGCCATCGCACTAGGGCTGGCATCATCGTTAGGGGCTGGCCTGGCACTGATCAGTTCTGGCATTGAAGCTGAGTACGGTATCGCTTCGAGCCCTACCACTTGGCTGATTTTAACACTGATTATTTCGGCGATCTTTATTACCTCGGCGGTATCGGGTCTTAAGCGAGGCATTCGTTTCCTCTCATCGGTCAATGCTTATATTTTTTACGCTTTCGTCGCTATATTGCTAATCATTGGCCCAGTCAATTACATCCTGAGTCTGTCGGTAACCAGCTTGGGTTACTGGTTCGATAACTTCTTCCTTTGGTCATTCGACACCAAAGAGGCGGGTGGTGAAGCGTTGGTTACCTGGTGGACGATGTACGACTGGTCGATCTGGATCGCCTATGCCCCGTTGATGGGCCTTTTTTTGGCGCGTATTTCCTATGGCAGAACGCTACGGGAATTTCTGGTGATTAACTGGATTCTGCCTTCCGTGTTCGGCATCGTTTGGTTCGCTATCTGGGGCGGGTCGGCGATCAAATGGCAGATGGATGGCACCCTCGATCTGGTGAGCGTGGTGACTGAGAACGGCGCCGTTTCGGGGCTTTGGGGTTTCCTGCAAAACCTGCCAATGTCCGCTTTGCTGATCCCGTTAGCCATTTTTACGCTGATTATTTCTTTCTCAACGGCTGCTGACTCGATGTCATCGACCATCGCTACCATCTGCACTCGAAACATGACGGCGGAGGAGGAAGCTCCCCGTAAGCAGAAAATCCTTTGGGGGCTATCAATCGCGATTATCGCCTATGTGATGGTCGCCTTTGGCGGCGGCGCCCAGGGGGTCGATGGTATTAAATTCCTGGCGGCGGCGGGCGGTTTTATCGTGCTGTTTCTGTTTTTGCTGATTGTGGCTTCTGCGGTGAAGGTTTTCATTATGGATGGCGCTAATAAACCCCAAGAGAGTCAAGCGCGCATTAAGCAAGCCGAGGATGTCTATGAGTGA